In the genome of Bacillota bacterium, one region contains:
- a CDS encoding bifunctional folylpolyglutamate synthase/dihydrofolate synthase, producing the protein MDFSQGQAYLESLARFGSKPGLSRIQELCQALDNPQRNFPVIHIAGTNGKGSTARMTADILAAHGLKTGLYISPHIESFNERITVQGVPIPSGALDALVEELRPLATGMADHPTEFEVCTALALRYFAQEEVDCAVVEVGMGGRFDATNVVQPAVCVITHVDLDHQEVLGKTIEEIAFEKAGIIKPGVPVVLTPQREGARNTILAVAEERGCHVEELDASAWTVEEVSLAGTVFTFQGQRIHLSLLGQHQVINACAAITASKLFLGEAFHWEPVLQSLGRVRWPGRLEVMGTDPLVLLDGAHNLDGAQALRAALSALLPERKITFLMGMMEDKEANAILKTLLPLGTKAIFTEPTKGRSASIPAAELKSLARRYLDEVYAYPDPAVALSEALNMVAGDEVLCICGSLYLVRELRPLLSRN; encoded by the coding sequence GTGGATTTTTCACAAGGACAGGCATACTTGGAGAGTTTAGCCCGGTTTGGTTCCAAACCGGGCCTTTCACGTATCCAGGAGCTTTGCCAGGCCCTGGACAACCCCCAGCGCAACTTTCCGGTCATCCATATTGCGGGGACCAACGGCAAGGGTTCCACCGCCCGGATGACCGCGGATATTCTTGCGGCCCATGGTCTGAAAACAGGTCTGTACATTTCTCCCCATATTGAATCCTTCAATGAAAGGATCACGGTGCAGGGTGTACCGATTCCCTCTGGGGCCCTTGATGCTTTGGTGGAGGAGCTGCGTCCCCTGGCCACAGGGATGGCGGATCACCCCACGGAATTTGAGGTCTGTACCGCCTTGGCCCTTCGGTACTTTGCCCAGGAGGAAGTGGACTGTGCGGTGGTGGAGGTGGGAATGGGGGGGCGGTTCGATGCCACCAATGTAGTGCAGCCCGCGGTTTGCGTTATCACCCATGTGGACCTAGATCACCAGGAGGTCCTGGGGAAGACCATTGAAGAGATCGCCTTCGAGAAGGCGGGGATCATTAAACCGGGCGTGCCGGTGGTATTAACCCCCCAAAGGGAAGGAGCAAGGAATACGATCCTGGCGGTGGCCGAGGAGCGGGGCTGTCATGTGGAGGAGCTTGATGCTTCCGCGTGGACAGTGGAGGAAGTATCCTTGGCAGGTACTGTGTTTACCTTTCAGGGCCAGAGGATCCACTTGAGTCTGTTGGGGCAACATCAGGTGATCAATGCCTGTGCCGCCATTACCGCCAGCAAGTTGTTCCTGGGCGAGGCCTTTCATTGGGAGCCGGTGCTCCAAAGCTTGGGGCGGGTGCGGTGGCCTGGGCGGTTGGAAGTGATGGGGACTGATCCCCTGGTGCTATTGGATGGGGCCCACAATTTGGATGGTGCCCAGGCGCTCAGGGCGGCTTTATCTGCTTTGTTACCTGAACGGAAAATTACCTTTCTTATGGGTATGATGGAAGATAAAGAAGCAAATGCTATCCTTAAGACGCTGTTGCCCTTAGGCACAAAAGCCATATTTACCGAACCAACCAAAGGCCGGAGTGCATCCATTCCGGCCGCTGAACTGAAGAGCCTGGCCCGGAGGTATCTGGATGAGGTTTATGCCTATCCGGATCCGGCGGTGGCCCTGTCGGAGGCTT
- a CDS encoding valine--tRNA ligase, with amino-acid sequence MGTNLEKVYNPKGMEEKWYNYWLEGNHFYADNAKEGPVFSIVIPPPNVTGQLHMGHALDNTLQDIITRWRRMQGYNTLWLPGTDHAGIATQIRVEEELRKEGLTRHDLGREAFLKRVWDWKEKYGNTIINQLKRLGASCDWSRERFTLDEGCSRAVREVFVSLYEKGLIYRGHYLINWCVECNTALSDVEVEHIESPGKLYYIRYPFADGDGYITVATTRPETMLGDTAVAVNPEDDRYKDLVGKTLRLPLTDRTIPVIADSFVSPEFGTGLVKVTPAHDPNDYAMGERHNLPQIQVIGEDGVMTKEAGRYAGLTREECRKRVVEDLKAAGLLEKIEDHMHAVGHCYRCDSVVEPLISEQWFVKMKPLAEPAIEVVKNGQVRFIPERFTKLYLNWMENIRDWCISRQLWWGHRIPVWYCDNCGETIVSKVDPTHCPKCNSDRLTQDPDVLDTWFSSALWPFSTMGWPDATKDLERYYPTSLLVTGFDIIFFWVARMIVMGMEFTGKPPFSEVLIHGLVRDSQGRKMSKSLGNGVDPLEVIEEYGADALRFTLVRGGSLGNDMRYYPEQVEASRNFANKVWNATRFALMNLDGFVPAATPTDFSLGDRWILSRYQRTVERVTNYLSEYDLAEASRAIYEFTWNELCDWYVEISKPYLSGKFGAEVKYTTQWVLWTVLDGTLRLLHPFMPFITEALWQALPGTGETIVRAAWPLAQERMLDPQAEGDMAVLMDVVRSIRNVRSEKQVPPSRRIKALVFADGRPREILEENRLYVESLAGLGELEIGPATGEKPEQAIFAVASGVEIYLPLEGLVDLEAERKRLEKELANSEQEIKRCEAKLSNEGFLAKAPPEVVEKERAKLQAYLEEKAKIEESLKALA; translated from the coding sequence ATGGGTACGAATCTTGAGAAAGTGTATAATCCTAAAGGGATGGAAGAGAAGTGGTATAACTATTGGTTGGAGGGCAATCACTTCTACGCGGATAACGCCAAAGAAGGGCCTGTCTTCTCGATTGTCATACCACCTCCCAACGTAACTGGCCAACTGCACATGGGACATGCTTTGGACAACACCCTGCAGGATATCATTACCCGCTGGCGGCGCATGCAAGGATATAACACCCTCTGGCTGCCGGGGACGGATCACGCCGGCATTGCGACCCAAATACGTGTGGAGGAAGAATTGCGCAAGGAGGGGCTCACCCGGCATGATCTCGGGCGGGAGGCCTTCCTGAAGCGGGTGTGGGACTGGAAGGAGAAGTACGGAAATACGATTATCAATCAGCTGAAGCGTCTTGGTGCTTCTTGTGACTGGTCTAGGGAACGGTTTACCCTTGACGAAGGTTGCTCCCGGGCGGTGCGGGAGGTATTCGTTTCCCTCTACGAGAAGGGGTTGATCTACCGCGGCCATTACTTGATTAACTGGTGCGTGGAGTGTAACACCGCCCTGTCCGATGTGGAAGTGGAGCATATCGAATCCCCTGGCAAGCTGTACTATATCCGCTATCCCTTCGCCGATGGCGATGGATATATTACTGTCGCCACCACCCGGCCGGAGACCATGTTGGGGGATACGGCGGTGGCGGTGAATCCCGAGGATGATCGCTACAAGGATCTAGTGGGTAAAACCCTGCGCCTACCCTTGACGGACCGGACCATTCCGGTGATCGCCGATAGTTTCGTCAGTCCCGAGTTTGGAACCGGGTTGGTGAAGGTCACCCCGGCCCATGATCCTAATGACTATGCCATGGGCGAGCGACACAACCTGCCCCAGATTCAGGTTATTGGCGAGGACGGCGTGATGACCAAAGAGGCCGGTCGGTATGCGGGCCTCACCCGGGAAGAGTGTCGTAAACGGGTGGTGGAGGATCTTAAGGCCGCGGGGCTTTTGGAGAAAATTGAAGACCACATGCATGCGGTGGGGCACTGTTACCGTTGCGATTCGGTGGTGGAACCCCTCATTTCCGAGCAGTGGTTTGTGAAGATGAAGCCCTTGGCGGAACCGGCCATTGAAGTGGTGAAAAACGGCCAGGTGCGCTTTATACCGGAGCGGTTCACGAAGCTGTACTTGAATTGGATGGAGAATATCCGGGATTGGTGTATTTCCCGGCAACTGTGGTGGGGACATCGCATTCCCGTTTGGTATTGCGATAACTGCGGGGAAACCATCGTCAGCAAAGTGGATCCCACCCATTGTCCCAAGTGCAATAGTGACCGGTTGACCCAGGATCCCGATGTACTCGACACCTGGTTCTCCTCGGCACTGTGGCCCTTCTCGACCATGGGCTGGCCCGATGCGACCAAGGATCTAGAACGTTACTATCCCACTTCCTTGTTGGTTACCGGCTTTGACATTATCTTCTTCTGGGTGGCCCGGATGATCGTGATGGGCATGGAGTTTACCGGTAAACCGCCCTTTAGTGAAGTCTTGATTCACGGTTTAGTGCGGGATAGCCAAGGGCGGAAGATGAGCAAGTCCCTGGGCAACGGTGTGGACCCCTTGGAAGTGATCGAAGAGTACGGTGCCGATGCCCTGCGGTTTACCCTGGTGCGGGGCGGTTCCCTGGGCAACGATATGCGTTACTATCCCGAGCAGGTGGAGGCCAGCCGCAATTTCGCCAACAAGGTGTGGAACGCCACCCGCTTTGCCCTAATGAATCTCGATGGCTTTGTGCCCGCGGCTACCCCCACGGACTTTAGCCTTGGGGATCGCTGGATTCTTAGCCGTTACCAGCGAACGGTGGAACGGGTTACTAACTATCTGAGCGAATACGATTTGGCCGAAGCCAGTAGAGCCATATATGAGTTTACTTGGAACGAGCTTTGTGATTGGTATGTGGAGATCTCGAAGCCATACCTGTCTGGGAAATTCGGTGCTGAAGTGAAGTATACCACCCAGTGGGTGTTGTGGACGGTTTTGGATGGTACCTTACGGCTGCTCCATCCCTTCATGCCCTTTATCACCGAGGCGCTGTGGCAAGCGCTGCCCGGCACCGGTGAGACCATCGTGCGGGCTGCTTGGCCTTTGGCCCAGGAGAGGATGTTAGACCCGCAGGCCGAAGGAGATATGGCCGTGCTGATGGATGTGGTCCGCAGCATCCGTAACGTCCGCAGTGAGAAACAGGTGCCACCCAGTCGTAGGATTAAGGCCCTGGTGTTTGCCGACGGCCGCCCGCGGGAGATCTTAGAGGAAAACCGGTTGTACGTGGAATCTTTAGCGGGACTTGGGGAATTGGAGATTGGTCCCGCCACGGGGGAAAAACCGGAACAGGCCATCTTCGCCGTTGCCTCTGGTGTGGAGATCTACCTACCCTTGGAAGGCCTGGTGGATCTGGAGGCGGAGCGGAAGCGGTTGGAGAAGGAACTGGCCAATAGTGAGCAGGAGATCAAGCGTTGTGAGGCCAAGCTGAGCAATGAAGGTTTCCTGGCCAAGGCCCCGCCGGAAGTGGTGGAAAAGGAACGGGCGAAGCTACAGGCTTATCTGGAGGAGAAGGCCAAGATCGAGGAAAGCCTGAAAGCTTTGGCGTAA